From Variimorphobacter saccharofermentans, one genomic window encodes:
- a CDS encoding SdpI family protein, translating into MTKITNSKFFRLNVVTSLMCLIPLLIGAVFYNQLPDSIPVHFNIYNQPDNYASKSFALFGIPLILLLLQIVCCAVVNSDPKQMNATPQLQYISRFIIPILGIMTQCLIILYVLNDGINVGKVITVVLGIIFLLIGNYLPKCKQNYTIGIRLPWTLADEVNWRKTHRMAGILMVALSILIIIISLAGYEIWTFAILAIAVITPCIYSYTLFKKGKK; encoded by the coding sequence ATGACAAAGATCACTAATTCAAAATTTTTTAGATTAAATGTTGTTACCAGCTTAATGTGTCTGATACCATTGCTAATCGGGGCAGTCTTTTATAATCAGCTACCCGATTCCATACCAGTACATTTTAACATTTATAATCAGCCGGACAATTACGCCAGCAAGTCCTTCGCACTATTTGGAATCCCGTTAATCCTACTGCTTCTTCAAATTGTATGCTGTGCTGTGGTTAACTCAGATCCCAAGCAAATGAATGCTACTCCTCAACTTCAGTATATCTCTCGCTTTATCATACCCATTCTCGGAATAATGACGCAATGCCTTATCATTCTCTATGTGTTAAATGATGGCATCAATGTTGGTAAAGTTATTACGGTAGTTCTTGGTATCATTTTCTTACTGATTGGTAATTACCTGCCAAAATGTAAGCAAAATTATACGATAGGAATACGGCTTCCTTGGACTCTGGCAGATGAAGTGAACTGGAGGAAAACACATCGTATGGCCGGTATACTGATGGTAGCATTATCCATTCTTATAATAATCATTAGCCTTGCCGGTTACGAAATATGGACATTTGCCATTCTCGCCATAGCCGTCATCACCCCATGTATCTATTCATATACTCTATTCAAGAAAGGGAAAAAATAA
- a CDS encoding autorepressor SdpR family transcription factor — protein sequence MGFTDTFKALSDPARREILLMLRSGSKSAGEIASRFDMTNATISYHLSQLKKAGLISETKEKNFIFYDLNTSVFEEVMLWFSQFSVNKEEDKYDKDH from the coding sequence ATGGGATTTACCGATACCTTTAAAGCCCTTTCTGACCCGGCCAGGCGAGAAATTTTACTTATGCTGCGAAGCGGAAGTAAATCGGCTGGCGAAATTGCTTCAAGATTTGACATGACGAATGCAACCATCTCCTATCATCTATCACAATTAAAAAAGGCAGGATTAATATCCGAGACAAAGGAGAAGAATTTTATTTTCTATGATTTAAATACGTCCGTATTTGAAGAAGTAATGCTATGGTTTTCCCAATTCTCAGTTAATAAGGAGGAAGATAAGTATGACAAAGATCACTAA
- a CDS encoding DUF1062 domain-containing protein, whose protein sequence is MSYLRIFNFMLTPMESYTITRNCSVCGCKSDYINTNNFRINANGNLIDVWLIYQCNKCKHTYNLTIFERMKAKNLSPELYSRFMENDKELALKYGTDKSFMLSNKADINWNDIRYQIWDTETQKPIENTIAFQPGDLIQLSNPYGLKFRTDKILADILHLSRQQVKRLEKTGDVEIMKKHPSPDIDIILRGEISFQQTG, encoded by the coding sequence ATGAGCTATTTACGAATATTTAACTTTATGCTTACCCCGATGGAGTCTTATACGATAACTCGAAATTGCTCTGTATGTGGATGTAAGTCTGACTATATTAATACGAACAATTTTCGTATTAATGCCAATGGGAATCTAATTGATGTATGGTTAATCTATCAATGTAATAAATGTAAGCACACATATAATCTTACGATTTTTGAACGTATGAAGGCTAAGAATTTATCACCTGAGCTTTATTCCAGATTTATGGAAAATGATAAAGAGCTTGCTCTGAAATATGGAACAGACAAATCCTTTATGCTAAGTAATAAAGCAGATATTAACTGGAACGATATAAGGTATCAGATCTGGGATACTGAGACACAGAAGCCTATTGAGAATACAATCGCCTTCCAACCCGGAGATTTGATACAGCTATCAAACCCATATGGGTTGAAATTCAGAACGGATAAAATCCTTGCAGATATATTGCATTTGTCAAGACAACAAGTAAAACGTTTAGAGAAAACCGGAGATGTTGAGATTATGAAAAAGCATCCTAGTCCGGATATTGATATTATACTTCGAGGTGAAATTAGCTTTCAACAAACAGGATAA
- a CDS encoding CPBP family intramembrane glutamic endopeptidase — MNLFINKLVSSIIQIIMFTLIPFIWWLVTARKKENFFSWIGLKKATSDKKTELWVYFCLVTVGFMIISLFVLFILKDTETATSEFSGMGIIGLPAALIYAFFNTALPEEILFRGFLLKRLEHKLSFFIANIIQSIIFGIMHGIMFISLVGTGKAVIIILLTGSIAWFMGYINEKKANGSIYTSWLIHGLSNVFSALISMFSLI; from the coding sequence ATGAATTTATTCATTAACAAACTGGTGAGCAGTATCATTCAAATCATTATGTTTACACTTATTCCATTTATATGGTGGCTGGTTACTGCGAGAAAGAAGGAAAACTTTTTCTCATGGATAGGTCTTAAAAAAGCAACATCCGATAAGAAAACGGAATTATGGGTCTATTTCTGCTTAGTTACAGTTGGGTTTATGATAATTTCATTATTTGTATTATTTATACTAAAAGATACGGAAACTGCAACTTCCGAATTCTCAGGTATGGGTATAATTGGATTACCGGCCGCATTAATCTATGCATTCTTTAATACCGCACTACCTGAGGAAATCTTATTTCGAGGATTTTTATTAAAACGCTTGGAACATAAATTAAGCTTTTTCATCGCTAATATAATCCAGAGCATAATTTTTGGTATTATGCACGGCATAATGTTTATTTCCTTGGTTGGCACAGGAAAGGCAGTTATAATTATACTATTAACCGGTTCCATTGCATGGTTTATGGGATATATAAATGAAAAGAAGGCCAATGGTTCCATATATACAAGTTGGCTTATTCATGGATTGTCCAACGTCTTTTCTGCATTGATTTCTATGTTTTCCTTAATTTAA
- a CDS encoding helix-turn-helix domain-containing protein: protein MDCYKVGNLISCLRKEKGLTQKQLADVLNISDKTISKWERGLGCPDVSLLHELSEALNVNIEKILLGDLDPNNTDGGNMKKIRFYICNTCGNIITSTSDAELSCCGRKLSPLIAKPSDDIHNINVEINEDDYYITFSHEMSKTHYINFVAYVNYDRVLLIKLYPEQNGEVRIPRMGGGKLYFSCNQHGLWAHKG, encoded by the coding sequence ATGGATTGCTATAAAGTAGGAAATCTTATTTCATGTTTGCGGAAAGAAAAAGGCCTGACGCAGAAACAGCTAGCTGATGTCCTGAACATTAGTGATAAAACCATATCAAAATGGGAACGTGGTTTGGGATGTCCGGACGTATCCTTATTGCATGAATTATCTGAAGCATTAAACGTAAATATAGAAAAAATATTGTTAGGTGATTTGGACCCGAATAATACCGATGGAGGAAATATGAAGAAAATTCGTTTTTATATTTGTAATACCTGTGGTAATATTATTACATCTACAAGTGATGCAGAATTGTCTTGCTGCGGTCGCAAATTATCCCCATTGATAGCCAAACCGAGCGATGATATCCACAATATCAACGTGGAAATCAATGAAGATGATTACTATATCACTTTTTCACATGAAATGAGTAAAACACATTATATTAACTTTGTTGCCTATGTGAATTATGATAGAGTTTTATTGATTAAGCTTTATCCCGAACAAAATGGTGAAGTACGTATTCCAAGGATGGGTGGCGGAAAGCTATATTTTAGCTGTAATCAACATGGATTGTGGGCACACAAAGGATGA
- a CDS encoding AraC family transcriptional regulator, giving the protein MLQRIEQMNESIDYIEAHLMEEIKVEQLAKIAACSVYDYQRMFSFITGSSLSDYIRRRKLSLAAMELQHSNDKIIDISLKYGYQSPDAFARAFHKLHGMTPTEARKQSAILSLYPKIKLSTPSISNNEISHRIILNQRFKLLLKGYELNRSSANIEIAKVIEDARHNGTLEELQNDNPNWKLYGVISYLSKNPQCFMYYIGCEYCGKPILPGYEVVEIYSPIWAVFEMPSLLSYAKEIVGDNSFRTYIIPPELEKSLAEFYTEWLSTSGYEEADAPELQLHHVMPDGRVSRFEYFVPVKKLPY; this is encoded by the coding sequence ATGTTGCAAAGAATTGAGCAAATGAATGAGTCCATAGATTATATTGAAGCCCATTTGATGGAAGAAATAAAGGTTGAACAGCTTGCCAAGATTGCTGCTTGTTCCGTATATGATTATCAGCGTATGTTTTCCTTTATTACCGGGTCTAGCTTGTCGGATTATATTAGGCGCAGAAAACTAAGCTTAGCTGCTATGGAGTTACAACATAGCAATGACAAAATTATCGATATCAGCTTAAAATATGGTTATCAATCTCCTGATGCGTTTGCACGTGCATTTCATAAGTTACATGGTATGACTCCTACCGAGGCAAGAAAGCAAAGTGCGATATTATCACTATATCCTAAGATCAAGCTATCCACTCCAAGCATAAGTAATAATGAGATTTCACACAGAATTATATTGAACCAGCGATTCAAATTGTTATTAAAGGGATATGAATTAAATAGAAGCAGTGCCAATATTGAAATCGCAAAAGTAATTGAAGATGCGAGACATAATGGAACTCTTGAGGAACTGCAGAATGATAATCCAAACTGGAAGCTATACGGTGTTATCAGCTATCTTTCAAAGAATCCCCAATGCTTTATGTATTATATTGGCTGTGAGTATTGCGGCAAACCGATCTTACCAGGGTATGAGGTAGTAGAGATATATTCACCTATCTGGGCAGTATTTGAAATGCCCAGTTTACTTTCCTATGCTAAAGAGATAGTAGGAGATAATTCCTTTCGTACATACATAATACCTCCAGAGTTGGAAAAATCCTTAGCCGAATTCTATACGGAATGGCTATCTACTTCAGGTTATGAGGAAGCAGATGCACCTGAGCTTCAGCTTCATCATGTTATGCCGGATGGTAGGGTATCACGTTTTGAATACTTCGTACCGGTAAAAAAGCTACCCTACTGA
- a CDS encoding CPBP family intramembrane glutamic endopeptidase: MMISYIVYTILFLNFLLEPIFNHFELLRVKKEPNRRLKYYYMSVIGLCVPIFLILLLVLIREITLSDLGLKPIHIGKDLFNIWFSYVILLVSALYMICIIYHIICMKISVQYRKAYYAKVRQSNSSEAVLDILLPVTSKEKKLWGFVSLVAGVCEEILFRGFLLHFVSELFPNLSIIIVIIIISFVFGLWHTYQGLKGMFMTFLISIFFSLFYISIGSIIPVIILHVIMDLSAKDAGTAEDFL, from the coding sequence ATGATGATCAGCTATATTGTATACACCATTCTATTTCTTAATTTTCTACTAGAACCCATTTTCAACCACTTTGAGTTGTTAAGAGTAAAAAAGGAACCAAATCGCAGATTGAAGTATTACTATATGTCGGTAATCGGCTTATGTGTTCCTATATTTCTGATACTCCTATTAGTACTTATTCGTGAAATTACCTTATCCGATTTGGGATTAAAACCGATCCACATCGGAAAGGATTTATTCAACATATGGTTTTCTTATGTTATTCTCTTAGTGTCAGCTTTGTATATGATTTGCATTATTTATCATATAATCTGTATGAAAATAAGCGTTCAATATAGGAAGGCCTATTATGCAAAAGTGAGACAATCAAATTCATCTGAAGCAGTTCTGGATATTCTGCTCCCGGTTACATCCAAGGAAAAGAAATTATGGGGCTTTGTCTCTTTAGTTGCCGGAGTGTGTGAGGAAATTCTTTTCAGGGGTTTCTTACTTCATTTTGTTAGTGAGTTATTTCCCAATCTATCAATTATAATTGTCATCATCATAATATCATTTGTCTTTGGATTATGGCATACTTATCAAGGGCTAAAAGGTATGTTTATGACCTTTTTGATTAGTATTTTCTTTAGTCTGTTCTATATCAGTATTGGTTCCATAATTCCTGTTATCATACTGCATGTTATAATGGATTTGAGTGCAAAGGATGCCGGCACTGCTGAGGATTTTCTTTAG
- a CDS encoding cupin domain-containing protein translates to MNQNRIFENFSNGQMRLPDKEKSFKEIIWSKHPTFEGVELKHILTSKDTEGLFSYHLVRIAPGRSISRHIHGTQLETHEVISGSGICINDGKKLVYESGTISIFPAGVPHEVNAGEEGLFIFAKFFPPLC, encoded by the coding sequence ATGAATCAAAATCGAATATTTGAAAATTTCAGCAACGGGCAAATGCGCCTGCCAGACAAGGAGAAAAGCTTTAAAGAAATCATATGGTCCAAGCACCCGACCTTCGAGGGGGTTGAGCTAAAACACATCCTTACCTCGAAGGATACAGAAGGGCTCTTTAGCTATCATTTAGTACGTATTGCACCGGGTAGAAGTATTAGTAGACATATACATGGGACACAGCTAGAGACTCATGAAGTAATATCCGGCTCCGGCATCTGCATCAATGATGGGAAGAAGCTGGTGTATGAGAGCGGTACCATATCCATCTTTCCTGCCGGAGTACCACACGAAGTGAATGCGGGAGAAGAAGGATTATTTATATTTGCTAAATTCTTCCCGCCTCTATGCTAA
- a CDS encoding helix-turn-helix domain-containing protein: MEKREIKYYHSMTSEIEMVYCKNSHISYPEHNHISVYTIVLVIDGCIELKKKDGTIIHHINDLIIIPPYEPHTIISGKEGYTTLTVCMKKELFSDFDKNSQLSIFTELADYFISKGILYKEQVRMLSDTIVTLYEGITDQKYKSNATFASTKKLLETSPERELKLDELSQVSYLSKYHFTRQFKKVVGLTPHQFQLQNRIRKAQHLLKQKYPIIEVALATGFYDQSHFIKTFKRVVGITPSEYLQAYIFLPNRD; the protein is encoded by the coding sequence ATGGAGAAAAGAGAAATCAAATATTACCACTCAATGACATCCGAAATAGAGATGGTTTACTGCAAAAACTCTCATATTTCATATCCGGAACACAATCATATCTCCGTATATACCATAGTTTTAGTTATTGACGGTTGCATTGAGCTTAAAAAGAAGGATGGAACAATAATCCATCATATAAATGATTTGATTATTATCCCACCTTATGAGCCTCATACTATTATCTCTGGTAAAGAAGGCTATACCACACTTACTGTATGCATGAAGAAAGAGCTATTCTCAGATTTTGATAAAAATAGCCAGCTATCTATCTTTACAGAATTAGCAGACTATTTCATAAGTAAAGGTATTCTATATAAGGAACAAGTAAGGATGTTATCTGATACGATTGTTACGTTATACGAAGGTATCACGGATCAGAAGTATAAGTCGAATGCTACATTTGCTTCAACAAAAAAGTTACTGGAGACCTCCCCAGAAAGAGAACTAAAGCTAGACGAACTTTCACAAGTAAGCTACCTAAGTAAATATCATTTTACCAGACAGTTTAAAAAAGTAGTCGGTCTTACTCCCCATCAGTTTCAATTACAAAATCGAATTCGTAAGGCACAGCATTTGCTTAAGCAAAAGTATCCTATCATAGAAGTGGCCTTGGCTACCGGCTTTTATGACCAAAGTCACTTCATTAAAACATTCAAAAGAGTAGTTGGCATTACCCCTTCCGAATATTTGCAGGCTTATATATTTTTACCGAATAGGGATTAG
- a CDS encoding methyl-accepting chemotaxis protein — MKKTGLSLVLEIVGISIGLLLLSSITLSISSYNRAKTTIVKSVGNTLLTMIESMAGNLNVDIFQELHTEGDMNSESYTLLYNDLRNLRRSLGLQYLYTMRKTSIDEYIYVVDGTEEDDPDRSYLGDMEDEAIMSDAWIDSFQGKKSFELDYSEWGDMISAYVPILDKSGNIVGILAADLDATEITAEITVMRNQFYLRTILILLFGILIAGTFSIRLSKTLKELKSKVEQMQQGDLTVKIESKRKDELGLLARSMNELGDNLNQTIKAITVTSEEVANLATNVSSISQQIAASSEETTSAIGEITQGTTTQAQEMSVILSELEHFDKMVQNIYISLEAVKENSELTESISSTGNDQMSTLIQSIQDSKETFDHVFHKINELNENIMQINDINNVIEAISEQTNLLSLNAAIEAAKAGEAGRSFSVVADEIRKLADRSKQSTDSIKQMIDVILSGVKSVVTTSDELRNRLSTQIEITDTTNKSFHQILDSLKESTPKINQTYEATNTILQSKNDIIGRVQTISAVAVETSASAEEISASSEELNATTEETASISQDLQQMSYALLDKVKIFKVQ, encoded by the coding sequence ATGAAAAAGACAGGGCTATCACTCGTTTTAGAAATTGTAGGTATTAGTATTGGACTATTATTACTATCATCAATTACATTATCCATCTCCTCATACAACAGGGCAAAGACCACTATAGTAAAATCGGTAGGAAATACCCTTCTTACTATGATAGAATCAATGGCAGGCAATCTTAATGTCGATATCTTTCAGGAATTACATACAGAAGGGGATATGAATAGTGAATCTTATACCCTATTATATAATGATTTACGTAATTTGAGACGTTCATTGGGATTACAGTATTTGTACACCATGAGAAAGACTTCAATCGATGAGTATATCTATGTCGTTGACGGTACAGAGGAAGATGATCCGGACCGTTCCTATTTGGGTGACATGGAAGATGAAGCTATTATGAGTGACGCTTGGATAGATAGCTTTCAAGGCAAGAAGTCCTTTGAGCTTGACTATTCTGAGTGGGGAGACATGATCTCCGCTTATGTTCCCATCCTAGACAAATCCGGCAATATAGTCGGAATTTTGGCTGCTGATCTGGATGCCACGGAGATTACCGCAGAGATCACTGTAATGAGAAATCAGTTTTATCTTCGTACTATTCTTATATTGCTATTTGGAATTCTGATAGCAGGTACATTCTCAATCAGACTATCAAAAACTTTAAAGGAATTAAAATCAAAGGTTGAACAAATGCAACAAGGCGACTTAACTGTTAAGATAGAGAGTAAACGTAAAGATGAATTAGGATTATTAGCAAGAAGTATGAATGAGCTTGGCGACAACCTAAATCAGACGATAAAAGCGATTACAGTTACATCAGAAGAAGTGGCTAATCTGGCTACTAATGTTTCTTCCATATCCCAGCAGATTGCTGCCTCTTCGGAAGAAACCACCTCTGCTATCGGCGAAATAACCCAAGGCACCACTACCCAAGCTCAGGAGATGAGTGTAATCTTATCGGAACTTGAGCATTTTGATAAAATGGTTCAAAACATATATATCTCATTGGAGGCTGTGAAGGAAAACTCTGAGTTAACCGAAAGTATATCCTCCACGGGAAATGATCAGATGTCTACATTAATACAATCCATACAGGATTCGAAGGAAACCTTTGATCATGTCTTCCACAAAATTAATGAGTTGAATGAGAATATCATGCAAATCAATGATATCAACAATGTCATCGAAGCAATATCCGAGCAGACCAATCTCCTATCCCTTAATGCGGCTATCGAGGCTGCGAAAGCAGGGGAAGCCGGTAGAAGCTTTTCAGTTGTGGCCGATGAAATAAGAAAGTTAGCGGATCGCTCAAAACAGTCAACAGATAGCATTAAGCAGATGATCGACGTAATACTATCCGGTGTTAAAAGTGTCGTAACAACCAGCGATGAGCTGAGGAATCGATTATCCACTCAAATCGAGATTACGGATACTACCAATAAATCCTTCCATCAGATATTGGATTCATTAAAAGAATCTACTCCAAAGATTAATCAAACCTATGAAGCCACCAATACCATTCTGCAAAGCAAGAATGACATAATCGGAAGGGTCCAAACCATATCCGCCGTAGCCGTCGAGACCTCTGCATCTGCAGAAGAAATATCAGCCTCCTCAGAAGAATTAAATGCTACCACAGAAGAGACTGCCTCCATTTCTCAGGATCTGCAACAAATGTCATATGCTCTATTAGATAAAGTTAAGATATTTAAAGTACAGTAA
- a CDS encoding GNAT family N-acetyltransferase, with the protein MRYEFSFYKDEDFDEIEQLIIASYQWEYPVWNLSRHEFSKGLHPAFTGHYKAWYHTVGVYRDNGKVVACVINEGNYDGEAFFLFDSKERGGDTELLKDMIKFAKTHATAIKEDQRTKYVNIYVPDWNTTLKEMVLQSGFQKLDFGEDRYILPFGDKFYDVKLPDGYSIVDGNTTPDFYLSNTHRYSFGYTGDRHACEHGEQAFHDLRKMKHYRKDLDLCVLDEQKRPVAFAIIWYDENMPYCELEPLAVVWWERRKGIATAILHEAANRVQKMFPRCNGMLGGNQTFYHKIGYENKAFIPVYHWELEVFISWEKESNDKDYAKEV; encoded by the coding sequence ATGCGTTATGAATTCAGTTTTTATAAAGATGAGGATTTTGATGAAATAGAGCAATTAATCATCGCTTCCTATCAATGGGAATACCCTGTCTGGAATCTCAGTAGACACGAATTTTCAAAAGGGCTGCATCCGGCTTTTACAGGCCATTATAAAGCTTGGTATCATACGGTTGGTGTCTATAGGGATAACGGGAAAGTTGTAGCCTGTGTCATCAATGAAGGTAATTATGACGGAGAAGCTTTTTTCTTATTTGATTCCAAAGAACGCGGAGGCGACACAGAGCTTCTTAAAGATATGATTAAGTTTGCTAAAACACACGCTACTGCAATCAAGGAGGATCAACGAACCAAGTATGTAAACATCTATGTGCCGGATTGGAATACTACTCTTAAGGAAATGGTTTTGCAGTCAGGATTTCAAAAATTGGATTTTGGCGAGGACCGATATATCCTACCCTTTGGAGATAAGTTCTATGACGTAAAACTGCCTGATGGCTATTCCATCGTCGACGGCAATACTACTCCGGACTTTTACCTATCCAATACTCATCGTTATTCCTTTGGCTATACCGGAGATAGGCATGCCTGCGAACATGGCGAACAGGCCTTCCATGATTTGCGAAAAATGAAGCACTATCGAAAGGACCTTGATCTGTGTGTTCTTGATGAACAAAAGAGACCTGTCGCTTTTGCAATCATATGGTATGACGAAAATATGCCCTATTGTGAACTTGAACCATTAGCTGTCGTATGGTGGGAAAGAAGAAAAGGAATTGCAACAGCTATTCTACATGAAGCTGCAAACAGAGTACAGAAAATGTTCCCGAGATGTAATGGAATGCTAGGTGGTAATCAGACCTTCTATCATAAAATCGGATATGAAAATAAAGCCTTTATTCCTGTCTATCATTGGGAATTGGAAGTCTTCATCTCCTGGGAAAAGGAGTCCAATGATAAAGACTATGCAAAAGAGGTATAA
- a CDS encoding damage-control phosphatase ARMT1 family protein: MILHDKCLPCVVNQAIKVANISNVNNKEALFREVFSYLSKISFDQTTPELIGEIFDLIKKYTNNPDPYKDTRAYYNALFLELLPDFEYKVNQSDHSFRMAVKYAIVGNIIDFNPIHNTLLEDIYDYFDKMDELEFAIDDSQSLINDILAAKSLLYLGDNCGEICLDKLLLKKIKELNPSIHLLFGVRGKPVVNDSIAEDAYAVGIDEYAEIIDNGDGSLGTVLHRTSQKFKELYENADVVISKGQANYECLSEEKKNIYFLLMTKCNVIAEDIGVEEKKMICMQSKTKRRE; encoded by the coding sequence ATGATATTACATGATAAGTGCTTACCCTGTGTGGTAAATCAGGCAATCAAAGTTGCAAACATTTCAAATGTAAATAACAAAGAAGCTTTATTCAGAGAAGTCTTTTCGTACCTGAGTAAAATTTCGTTTGACCAAACCACTCCGGAACTAATTGGTGAGATATTTGATTTAATTAAGAAATATACGAATAATCCGGATCCGTACAAGGATACTAGAGCCTATTATAATGCTCTGTTTCTAGAATTATTACCTGACTTTGAGTACAAAGTAAATCAGTCCGACCATTCCTTTCGAATGGCTGTCAAATATGCAATTGTAGGTAATATCATAGACTTTAATCCCATACACAATACTCTATTAGAGGATATCTATGATTACTTTGATAAAATGGATGAATTAGAATTCGCCATAGATGATTCACAGTCATTGATAAATGATATTCTAGCTGCAAAATCCCTGTTATATCTGGGAGATAATTGTGGTGAAATCTGTTTGGATAAGCTTTTATTAAAGAAAATCAAGGAGCTCAACCCAAGCATTCATCTACTATTTGGTGTACGTGGTAAACCCGTTGTAAATGATTCCATCGCTGAGGATGCATATGCTGTTGGAATCGATGAATATGCAGAGATTATTGATAATGGGGACGGATCTCTTGGAACCGTTCTTCATCGTACCAGCCAGAAATTCAAGGAACTCTACGAGAATGCAGATGTTGTTATTTCCAAAGGACAAGCAAATTATGAATGCTTAAGCGAAGAGAAAAAGAACATCTATTTTTTACTTATGACAAAATGTAATGTTATTGCAGAGGATATTGGTGTTGAAGAAAAGAAAATGATTTGTATGCAAAGCAAAACAAAAAGGAGGGAATAA
- a CDS encoding DUF4111 domain-containing protein: protein MEFKNYNTLSPDVKEQIKQVTDIWLDCIGEAVVGIYLHGSMVLDSFVEGVSDIDIIIICDKRLSREERLSVAEKIIEIDCKPSHLEMSAIWINDLNPWKHPVPCQFHYSDSWTERYKNLLNGTLKECFIVDEDFCDPDIASYIHLINQSGICIWGRPIKEVFPTIPEKDFWNSISNDVAEYDFRAYNPRYFASNILILGRILSYKYEKRILSKYDGAIWTLNFVPEKYRYIIDQAIKEWYSEEKDLEYKEEDLEELKELLINEIQRN, encoded by the coding sequence ATGGAATTCAAAAATTATAATACTCTTTCACCTGATGTGAAAGAGCAAATCAAACAAGTAACGGATATATGGTTGGACTGTATCGGAGAAGCAGTAGTTGGAATCTACTTACACGGCTCCATGGTATTAGATAGCTTTGTTGAAGGTGTAAGTGATATTGATATCATAATAATATGTGACAAACGCTTAAGCCGGGAGGAAAGATTATCAGTTGCTGAAAAAATAATTGAGATTGATTGTAAACCCTCTCATCTTGAAATGTCCGCCATATGGATCAATGATTTGAACCCCTGGAAGCATCCGGTACCTTGTCAATTCCACTATAGCGACTCATGGACTGAGCGTTACAAGAATTTATTAAATGGCACACTCAAAGAATGCTTTATTGTAGATGAAGATTTTTGCGATCCGGATATTGCCAGCTATATTCATTTAATTAATCAAAGTGGTATTTGTATCTGGGGACGACCTATAAAGGAGGTTTTTCCTACGATTCCTGAGAAGGATTTCTGGAATTCAATCAGCAACGATGTTGCAGAATATGATTTTCGTGCCTATAACCCAAGATATTTCGCAAGTAATATTCTGATCTTAGGACGAATTCTATCCTATAAATATGAAAAACGGATTTTATCCAAATATGATGGTGCGATATGGACGCTCAATTTTGTCCCTGAAAAATACCGATACATTATAGACCAGGCGATTAAGGAATGGTATTCTGAAGAAAAAGATCTGGAATATAAGGAGGAAGACTTAGAGGAATTGAAGGAGTTATTGATTAACGAGATTCAAAGAAATTAA
- a CDS encoding CD3324 family protein — translation MKYLNATNVFPDELLVEIRKYISEGFLYIPGAEKRKEWGSISGHKSELASRNKQIYKDYIYGKTVYELSKEYYLSESSIYRILNNYK, via the coding sequence ATGAAATATTTAAATGCGACAAATGTTTTTCCCGACGAGTTACTTGTTGAAATACGAAAATATATTTCGGAAGGCTTTCTATACATACCCGGAGCTGAAAAGCGAAAAGAATGGGGAAGTATCTCAGGTCATAAATCTGAGTTAGCTAGTAGAAATAAGCAAATTTACAAGGATTATATATACGGGAAAACAGTTTATGAGCTCTCAAAAGAGTATTATCTATCAGAAAGTTCGATTTATCGAATACTCAATAATTACAAATAA